Proteins from a single region of Theileria parva strain Muguga chromosome 1, complete sequence, whole genome shotgun sequence:
- the sal3 gene encoding HEAT repeat family protein: protein MSENMNSEVFVSLLEALSSSDNSLRSDADAKITTLKNHDLNGILRLTLNVMLTEPKDERRLQSVVLIRILLDVSRSGEAPHNTWKLVSNDVKSLLKSSLLKSIESESHQSIRRNVCDTIADLVSRSMAPGEWPELASITIRLIQNDNPVYRKSGLKLLGECFSYFAEDLVSRSNEVAALIKTSLMSVDTSVRTEAICVIGVAVDYEEVGVASYLRDTVPLILDSLRRLLGCTEPGARDELESSLTGVLMILENNAKFFKPHIELFFTRMLELALAEGPARGLDGELRALALELLLVLPEKKPQTALSIPNFGLRMVNCLMTCMLDIQDESYTEWLETGTEDDAHTLYSASEEGLDRLGRAFESVDNCPFMDWVLSTASQYLQTPQWQYKFVAIMAISQTVEFLTDDEIDRLSSIIGIMLEKLSDADYRIRFAVCQTIGQIALDHQPYVQLNFHEEVLPPLIKAFEDPSPRVQSHALSAFINFAEEVQKEHLLPFGDLVVQRLLSKISANTGRSVTEQAVTSLAVTAGVLEEHFIKYYNTIIPLMKEIITKCTSTEERTCRGKAIECISIIGMSIGKDVFRNDGIECMNALIQIMEQPSESDDPVREYINEALGRLCTALGTNFVPFLPKIVPLLLTELTKSSQSFQDQDVTLLMGLDGGAGLRTSLVDELEQTLSLVAIIVDELKELYEDYIPSTAQAVLPLLSCVLTAELKQKALSAMANMIEAKRIAIEKRNSSKEMLLELLLNIMNAVLTDLEKTREVDSEYTVPVDILSVSANGLYRCLDCAGPGILNQNVLNLLTNKLLLIIEKSSKIKAIYRKCRASKDLDPDEILTLEEDEEAEQTFRSSLLDIFGVVMKHHPDEFMSTCHPQCLQFLCMNLEKNVPDDVAIALYFCGDMIEFLQSRVITFWDKFLPHVLKNIESKEASVRQYACYSVSRLSKLPEFAHLANESAVKLSSALKMRFPSSQKDQQNATDNAVAALGDLIRYQGNNLPDASNYLTLWLKHLPLRQDETEGKRVHKELMDLVLSNNQMILGVENSNLGQLAKIFISIYETEFSTEELNKQILHLMKHLGQDFLKQLNPSLSKRLQMQLKVIAKSL, encoded by the exons ATGAGTGAGAACATGAACAGCGAAGTGTTTGTCTCTTTGTTAGAGGCGTTATCTTCAAGTGATAATTCTCTACGTTCAGATGCCGACGCTAAGATAACCACTTTGAAGAATCATGATCTGAATGGTATCTTAAGGCTAACATTGAACGTAATGTTAACGGAGCCAAAGGATGAGAGGAGATTACAATCAGTGGTTTTAATACGTATTTTATTGGATGTTTCACGTTCTGGTGAGGCACCTCATAATACCTGGAAACTGGTCTCAAATGATGTCAAATctttattaaaatcttcATTACTAAAGTCCATCGAGTCTGAATCACACCAATCAATACGTCGTAATGTTTGTGATACTATTGCAGATCTAGTTTCCAGGTCCATGGCACCAGGTGAATGGCCAGAACTGGCCTCCATCACCATCAGATTAATACAAAATGATAATCCGGTATACAGAAAATCTGGTCTCAAATTGTTAGGCGAATGTTTCTCTTACTTTGCAGAAGATTTAGTCAGTAGATCCAATGAAGTTGCCGCACTGATTAAGACCAGTTTGATGAGTGTGGATACCAGTGTTAGAACTGAAGCTATTTGTGTAATTGGAGTTGCTGTAGATTATGAAGAAGTTGGCGTCGCCAGTTATTTGAGGGATACTGTGCCGTTGATATTGGATTCACTCAGGAGACTCTTGGGTTGTACAGAACCAGGTGCTAGAGATGAGCTGGAAAGCTCACTAACAGGAGTATTAATGATACTTGAGAATAACGCTAAGTTTTTTAAACCACATATcgagttattttttacacgTATGTTAGAACTGGCATTGGCTGAAGGACCTGCAAGAGGATTAGACGGTGAATTGAGAGCTCTGGCATTGGAATTGTTACTGGTGTTACCTGAAAAGAAACCTCAGACAGCATTGTCAATACCTAATTTCGGACTCCGTATGGttaattgtttaatgaCCTGTATGCTAGATATACAGGATGAAAGTTACACTGAATGGTTGGAAACGGGTACTGAAGATGATGCACATACACTTTATAGTGCCTCAGAGGAAGGTTTAGATCGTTTAGGACGTGCTTTTGAATCTGTGGATAATTGTCCTTTTATGGACTGGGTCCTGTCCACAGCGTCACAGTATCTCCAGACACCCCAGTGGCagtataaatttgtagCCATAATGGCCATTTCACAGACTGTAGAGTTTCTGACTGACGATGAAATTGACAGACTCTCCTCAATCATCGGGATCATGCTAGAGAAACTTAGTGATGCAGACTACAGAATAAGATTTGCCGTATGTCAGACAATTGGACAAATAGCATTAGACCATCAACCGTATGTACAATTGAACTTTCATGAAGAGGTTTTACCACCTCTGATTAAGGCGTTTGAGGACCCAAGCCCCAGAGTACAATCCCACGCACTTTCGGCCTTTATTAACTTTGCGGAAGAAGTACAAAAGGAACATTTATTACCATTTGGAGATTTAGTGGTACAAAGATtattgagtaaaataagCGCCAACACTGGCAGATCAGTGACTGAACAGGCAGTAACATCATTGGCAGTCACCGCAGGTGTTCTTGAAgaacattttattaaatattacaatacAATTATTCCACTCATGAAGgaaattattactaaatGTACCTCCACAGAGGAAAGAACTTGCCGCGGGAAAGCCATCGAATGTATTTCAATCATCGGAATGTCCATAG GAAAGGACGTGTTTAGAAACGATGGGATTGAGTGTATGAACGCGTTGATACAGATAATGGAGCAGCCAAGTGAGAGCGATGACCCAGTACGAGAGTATATAAATGAAGCATTAGGAAGACTATGTACAGCGCTAGGAACCAATTTTGTACCTTTCCTACCCAAAATCGTACCACTACTACTCACCGAATTAACCAAATCCTCACAATCTTTCCAAGATCAA GATGTAACGTTGTTGATGGGTTTGGATGGTGGTGCTGGGTTGAGAACATCATTGGTGGATGAGTTGGAGCAGACATTGAGTCTGGTGGCGATAATAGTAGACGAGTTGAAGGAATTGTATGAGGATTATATCCCGTCAACGGCTCAGGCAGTGTTGCCATTATTGTCCTGTGTGTTAACTGCAGAACTAAAACAAAAGGCCTTATCAGCAATGGCGAATATGATTGAAGCCAAGAGAATAGCAATAGAGAAGCGTAACAGCAGTAAAGAAATGTTACTGGaattattactaaataTAATGAATGCAGTGTTGACAGACCTTGAGAAGACACGTGAAGTGGATTCTGAGTACACAGTGCCAGTAGACATCCTCTCAGTATCAGCAAACGGTCTTTACCGCTGTTTAGACTGTGCAGGACCTGGAATTCTGAACCAAAATGTGCTTAACCTGTTgactaataaattattattgatAATTGAGAAGTCATCCAAGATTAAGGCCATTTACCGTAAATGCAGGGCTAGTAAAGACTTAGATCCTGATGAAATTCTAACTCtagaagaagatgaagaggCTGAACAAACCTTCAGATCATCACTTCTTGATATCTTCGGAGTTGTCATGAAACATCATCCCGATGAATTCATGTCCACATGTCATCCCCAATGTCTACA ATTTCTGTGTATGAACTTGGAGAAGAATGTCCCTGATGATGTGGCTATAGCGTTGTATTTTTGTGGTGACATGATAGAGTTTTTACAGTCTCGAGTAATCACATTTTGGGACAAGTTCTTACCACACGTGCTCAAGAACATTGAGAGTAAAGAGGCGAGTGTGAGACAGTATGCCTGTTACAGCGTGAGTAGACTATCAAAATTACCCGAATTCGCACATTTAGCGAATGAGTCAGCTGTCAAGCTAAGTTCAGCACTGAAGATGAGATTCCCTTCATCACAAAAAGATCAACAGAATGCAACTGACAACGCAGTTGCAGCACTCGGTGATCTCATCAGATACCAAGGCAATAACCTCCCAGACGCCAGTAATTATCTCACACTGTGGCTCAAACACCTGCCACTCAGACAAGATGAAACTGAAGGAAAACGCGTACACAAAGAACTCATGGATCTCGTTCTCTCC AACAATCAAATGATATTGGGAGTGGAGAATAGTAATCTTGGCCAGTTGGCGAAGATATTTATATCAATTTACGAGACTGAGTTCTCGACGGAGGAGTTAAATAAGCAGATTTTGCACTTGATGAAACATCTGGGACAAGACTTTCTCAAACAACTCAATCCCTCACTCTCCAAACGATTACAAATGCAGTTGAAAGTTATCGCAAAATCCCTGTAA